GGCACCTCCATCAGGAAGGCGTCGTGACCCGCCCCGGACGTGTCCTCGTGGAAGTGCGCGGCATGGGCGCCCGCCTTGGCGAGCCGGTCCACGATGTGGCGGCTGTGCTCGACGCCGTACAGCCGGTCCGACGCGAAGCTGAACAGCCGTATGTCCGGCGCCGCTTCGGCGACCTGCTCGTACGGCGTCGCGAAGGCGTCGAAGAGGTCCATGGCGCTGGTGAGGCAGAGGTAGCTGTTCGCGTCGAAGCGGGCGACCAGCTTCTCGGCCTGGTACTCCAGATAGCGCTCCACGGAGAACGGGCCCCACGCCGGTACTCCGGCGGTGGCCGGCGCCCCGGGGGCGGGGTGCGGCGGCGTGGCGCGGTCGCGGGCGAACTTCGCCTGGAGGGAGTCGCCCGACATGTAGGTGAGGTGGCCGATCATGCGGGCGATCCCCAGCCCCGCGTCGGGGCCCTCGCCGTGCCGGTAGCCGCCGTCGAGGAAGCGGGGGTCGCTGCGGATGGCGGCGCGTCCGATCGCGTTGAACGCGAGGTTGTCGGTGGTGAGTTGAGCGGAGGTGGCGATCAGGCCGTAGCGCCGGGCGTCGTACGGGTGGCGCAGCAGCCACTCCAGCGCCTGCATGCCGCCCAGGGAGCCGCCGACGACCGCGTGCAGCCGCCCGATGCCGAGGCGGCGCAGCAACTCCCGGTGGACGGCGACCATGTCGGCGACGGTGACCTGCGGGAACGGCTCCCCGACGGCGTCGCGGTCGGCCGGCGCCGGGCCCAGTGTGCCCGAGCAGCCGCCGAGGACATTGGCGCAGACGACCTGGAACCGGTCCGTGTCGATCGGCCTGCCGGGGCCCACCATCGACTCCCACCAGCCCGGGGCGTCCGTCGGCCGGTGCCGGGTGACGTGCGCGTCGCCGGTCAGGGCGTGGCAGACGAAGACGGTGTCGGCGCCGCTCGCGTCGGGCGGCCCGAACCGTTCGAAGACCACCGGGACGTCGGTGAGGGTCCGGCCGCACTCCAGGCGCAGCGGCCGGTCCGCGCCGAACAGCACCAGACGCTCCGCGCGGCCGGCCTGACGGCCCTGCCGGGGGCGGGCGGTGTCCGTCATCCGCGCCCCCGGGCGTGTGCGGCGGCGGCCGCCCCGAAGGCGGTGAACAGCGGCTTGGAGACCGGGTCGGAGGCGGCGTACCACTCGGGGTGCCACTGCACGGCGAGGGCGAACGCCGACGCGTCCGTCACCGACACCGCCTCGACGACGCCGTCGGCGGCCACCGCCTCCACGGTCAGCCCGGTCGCGAGCCGGTCGATCGCCTGCTGGTGAAGGGAATTGACCCGCACCGTGTCCTGCCCGGTGATCTCGCGCAGCCGTCCGCCCGGCGTCACCGCGATGTCGTGCAGCGGCAGGTACTGCCCGTCCCGCGGCAGACTCAGGTCCTCGCGGTGCGCCGCGCCGATCGGCAGGGCGCCGATGTCCCGCAGGGTGCCGCCGTACGCGACGTTCAGCTCCTGGAGGCCGCGGCAGATCCCGAGGAGGGGCAGCCCCGCCTCGATCGCCAAGGGCGCCAAGGAGAGGGCGAGTTCGTCCCGTTCGGGGGCGCGCGGCCCTGGCGCGGGCGGGGCGCCGTACCGCTCGGGCGCCACGTTCGACTCGTGGCCTCCCAGCACGACGCCGTCGAACCGGTCGAGGACCGACGGCAGCCAGGAGGCGGGCCCCTGCACCAGGACGACCGCGCAGCCGGCCACGTCCTCCAGCGCCGACACGTACACCTGGCGGACCGCCGCGTGCGCCACCCCGTCGAGGTCCTCGCGCACACAGGCGAGCGCGACCAGGGGCGTGCGGGAGGCGGACGGGCGTGTCACGGTCGCGTTCATACCGCCTTCAGCGCCTGGTCGAGGTCGGCGAGCAGATCGTCGATGTGCTCGACGCCGATCGCCAGCCGGATGGAGCCCTGCGTGACCCCGGCCGCGATCTGCTCCTCCTCGGGGAGCTGGGCGTGCGTGGTGGACGCGGGATGGGTGGCCATGGACCGGACGTCGCCGATGTTGGTGACGTGCGAGACCAGCCGCAGCGCCTCGATGAAACGGCTGCCCGCCTCCCGGCCGCCGGTGACCTCGAACTGCACCAGCGGTCCGGTGTTCCCGCGCAGATAGCGGCGGACCCGCTCGGCCTCCGCGCCCTCGGCGAGGGCGGGGTGGATGACCTGCTCGACGAGCGGATGGCCGTGCAGGAACGCGGCCACCGCGGCGGCGTTCTCGCCGTGCACCCGCATCCGCAGCGGAAGCGTCTCCAGGCCCTGGAGCAGCAGGAACGCGTTGAACGGGCTCAGGCAGGGCCCGAGGTCGCGCAGCAGCGTCTCACGGGCCTTGAGCAGATAGCCGCTGCGGCCGAGCCCGCCGCCGAGTTCCTTCCCGGTGCGCGTCCACACGGCGCCGCCGTGCGCGGGGTCGGGCGTCGTCATCAGCGGGTGGCGGTCGGCGTGCCGCTCCCAGTCGAAGGTCCCGCCGTCGACGATCAGCCCGCCGAGGCTCGATCCGTGACCGCCGATGTACTTGGTGGCGGAGTACACCAGGATGTGGGCGCCGAGTTCGACGGGCCGCAGGACGTACGGCAGCATCGTGTTGTCGAGGACCAGCGGCACCCCCTGCTCCTCGGCGACCGCGGCCACCTCCTCGACCGGGAACAGCCGCAGCCGGGGGTTGGGCAGGGTCTCGCCGAAGTAGCAGCGGGTGCGTGCGTCGGTGGCGGCGGCGAAGTTCGCGGGGTCCTCGGGGCTCACGAACCGGGTCTCGATCCCGAACCGGGAGAAGGTGTTCGCCAGCAGGTTCCAGGTGCCGCCGTACAACTCGTTGGAGCTGACGATGTTGTCGCCCGCCTGGCAGATGTTGAGCAGCGCGAGGCTGACGGCGGCCTGCCCCGAGGCGACGGCGAGTGCGGCGGCGGCGCCGTCGACGGCCGCCATGCGCTCCTCCAGCACGTCGCAGGTCGGGTTGTTGAGCCGGGTGTAGGCGTGCCCGTCCTGGAGCAGGTCGAAGATGCCCGCGGCGGCGCCGGTGCTGGGCAGTTCGTAGGCGGCCGTCTGGAAGATCGGGGTCACCATCGGCGGGGTGAGGCCGAGCCGCGCCTGCGACCCGCCGTGCACGACGGCCGACTCGGGCCGGGCGAACTCCTTGGCCGTGAGCGCCGCGCGGCGGGCCGCGCCGTCGCTCCTCGGGGCGTCGGAGACGGCGGAGGAGGCGGCGGAGGAGGCGGCGGAGGAGGAGGTGGCGTCGGTGGTGGGGCCGGCCGGCTGATCAGGCTGCGACATCGTTTCCCTCTTGGATCGGCTTCACGGGCGGGGCGTCCTCGGTCCGGCTCATGTAGCGGACGATGGCCGACATGGTGCTCGGCTGCCCTTCGGGCCCGCGATGGAACAGTCCGCCCAACGCCCGGTCCACGGCCGCGTAGTGGGGGTCGCGGAGCCGGATCTCACGCGTCCTGGCCAGGTTCCAGAACGGGGTGCGCGGGTCGAGGTGGTGCTCCAGGTGGTAGTTGTCGTTGTGGATGCCCGTCAGGAACTTCTCCCAGCCGCGGCTCTTGCGGTTGCGGGTCATGTAGAGGTCGACGTTCGAGTCGCGCACCAGCGGGGTGTGCTCGGAGAGTTCGATGTACCAGCCGAGGATCTGGAAGCTGGTCAGATACGGGATCACCCAGAACAGCAGCAGGCCCCACAGCCAGCCGCCCGACCAGGCGAGCGAGACGACGAGCCCCCAGAACAGCCAGAACCCGGCCCGGTCCAGGGCCCGTTTGCGCCGCTGCGCGGGCGTGGACGCCTCGGCCCGCTTCTCGACGCCCTTGAGGACGCGGTAGCGGTTGCGCACCAGGTAGCGCAGATAGGCCCAGGTCTGCGAGCCGAGCAGCGGCAGGATCACCACCCGGCGGACGTAACTGGCCGTGGCCGAACGGCGGTAGGCGCCCTGCTCGATGAAGAACCGCAGATCGGGGTCGCCTTCGGGGCTGCCGAGCTTGGGGTGGTGGGTGAAGACGTGGGAGACCTTGTAGGCGTAGTGCTGCTGGAAGATCGGGTACGCGGTCAGCAGGGTCCCGGCGAACATCTGGAGCCGCTTGTCGGCGACGCCCACGCCGTGCGCGCAGTCGTGCAGCAGCGTGGACAGCCCGCGCTGCCTGGCCCCGATGACGAGGACGGCGAGCGGATAGAACCAGGGCGATCCGTAGACGCAGACGGCGACGGAGAGCGCCATCCAGAGAACGTCCTCGACCCAGGCGAGCAGGACGTGCCAGTTGTCGGGGCGGTTGAGTTCGTTGAGTTCCCGCTGGACGTCAGGGGGGAACCGGTGCATCCGGTAACGGCGGCCGTCGTACGCCCATGAGCTGTCTGTACTCAACAAAGCTCCCTTTCCCCCCGTCGGACGGCGACTCCGGTGCCGTTCCGCAAACACAGCGAGTTTCCTGATCCGGGGAAGTAAGAACAATAGCGTTTTCAGACAGTGCTAAAAGTCGCCACTGTCTCTGCGGCAGAGGTATGCGCGGACGGGGGCGGAGTTCGGCCCTCGCGCGCGCAGGGAGTCAGCCGCCGAACGGCGGCGACCCTGTCGAACTGCTCGTCGATCCGGTCACGGACGGCCGGTACGCGGGCGCGAGAGCCGGCGTGACCCGGACAGCCTGAGGCCCCTCGGCCCGCCCTCAGGACCGGCGCACGCCCGGAAACCGTGGCGCCGCCGGGAACACCGTGTCTCGAACTGTGCGGCGCCGCCCGGCGATGCGCACCCGGTGCGGCCCCGGGACGTGGGACGCGGCCGTCGGCCACGCCCTCCCCGCGACGTGTCGAGCGGCACGCCCGCTCGGTCACACGGGGCTCCTTCGGCCCGCTCGGAGTATTCGCGCTCAGTGTTCCGTTCACGCGCCCGACATAGTGAGAGACGCAATTCCGGTGGGCGCCAGGGGCGGTGATCCCCTCGTCCGGGAGACGCGCCGCGGGTGCGGCGACGGATCACCGGACGATTTCCCCCCGCGGTTCGCGTTCGGGAATTCGGCAGTGCCCGGGAAGTGCCCGGGAACCGGCGCCGGGGTGAATTGACGGAACCGCCGACCCACGATTCGACCGGCGCCGGGCAATTCCGTCGGCCGCCGTCGGCGCGCCGTTCCCGCCGTCGACGGCGGCTCTCAGCCGGGAGTGCCGAAGCCGCCGAGGGCGCGGGCCGCACGGAGCCGTTCGAGCCACTCGGCGGCCAGCCGGTGGCCGTCGGGGAGCTGGTCGTCCCGCTCCCAGCGCCACGTCGTGACCATCGCGAGCACCAGCGTCCGGCACGCGCGCAGCAGCTCCCGATCGACCCCACGGGCGCGGTCGTCGACCTCGTCGGGGGCGTGGGCGAGGTCGAACTCGACGGGACCGCGGCAGCACGTCTCCAGGTCGATGAAGAGCACACCGTCGTCCGTGGCGAGCACGTTGCCGGGGTGCGGCTCGCCGTGCAGCAGCTGCTCGGCGCCGCCCCGCCCCTCGATGAAGCGGCGCGTCGCGCGCAGGGTCTGGGCGAGCAGCTCCCGGTCCGCGCCGGGGAGCGCCGGAGTGCTCTCGCGGTCCGCCAGGAGCCGCTGGGCCCGCTCGACGCGGTCCGTGAAGTGCGGTGCGGGGACGTCGAGTTCGCGCATCCCGGCGTGCAGCCGCTGGAGCGCGTCGGCGTACTCGGCCGGGGCGACCTGGCGCTCCGGCACGGGCGCGTAGTACGTCCACAGCGTGACCACGAAGCCGTCGCGCTCGTGGACGTCCGGTGCCACCCGGGGGTCGGGAACGGCCACCGGGCAGCCGGACGCGGCGAGCCGTAGGGCGAGGTCCAGCTCGAACCGGGCGACCTGCCGCTCCTCGGGCGCCACCCGCGCCAGGACGTCGCACGGCAGCAGCCGCAGCGTGAGCTTGTTGGAGTTGTGCACGACGACCGCGTCGTCGGCCGGCAGACCGAGGGACGAGGCGATCGACCTGGCCGCGGCCACCGCACGCGCGACCTCTGACACGTCCATCGTGGCTCGGCTCCCGTTCCGTGTGCCGTCACCGCCCCGGCGGCGAGACCCGCGCACCGTACCAAGGGGCGGCGGCCGGCCGCGCGGCCAGGAGAGAGCGGCCGGTGCGGCGGCGGCCGTGGCGCGTCGCGGTGCGGCGGCGGCTCGGAGGCGCCGGGCGGCAGCGCGCCCCCGAGCGGGAGTCGTACGTGATCGGCGGGGGAGCGCCTACACCGCGACGACGTCCTCGTCCCCGTCCTTGCCGGCACCGGCCGACCCGTCGCCGTCGGCGGAGCCGTCGCCCGGCTCGTCCTCCAGCATGCCGAGGAAGCGGCGGATCGCCTCGACGGGCAGGTCGAGTTCCTCCGACGCGGCCTGCTCGCCGCCGAACATCTGCACCGCCTCCGAGATGGCGACGGCGAGTTCGGCCTCGGCCTTGCGGACCTTGACCTCGGCCTTGTCCACGGTGTCGACCACCGCAAGCTGGCGGCGTTGCTTCTCCTGGAGTCGCTGCTTGCGGGAAGGTGTCTTTTCAGGGCTCTGCACAGTCATGACCAAGATCATAATCGGCCGCGCGTCCCTTCCTGAAATCGCCAACTCGCGGCTGAAACGGGCGCGTTCGCGAACCCGGTGACCGGCCGCGGGTGTCGTCGGACGCGCTGCGCGGCGGGCCGGCGCGCGGGCCGGCCCCGACTGTCTCAGCCCGCGCCCGGTGGCGGTGCGGTGCGCCCGATCTCCCGCAACCAGCTCTCGACGGCGGCGAGATCCGGGTCGGTCAGCCCCCGGCGCGGATCGACCCGGTGGAGCAGGGCCCGACCGCGGTGATGGTCCGCGACCCAGGCGCGGTCCCGGTCGGTGATCTCGTCGTCGACCCAGACGAAGGGGCGTCCGGCCGCGAGGGCGGTGAGGGTGCGGGTCTTCCAGTGCAGGCCGTCCCGCCCGTCCCCGTCCGACGGCTCGGGCCAGGACACCACCGGCAGTTCGGGCAGCCCGAGCTGCGGCGCGACGCACTCGTTGGCGTCCGCCATCCAGGTCGTCGCCCACACCAGCACGCACGGCAGCGCCGCCAGCCGCCGCCCGATCGCGGGGTCGATCCTCGCCAGCAGCGGATGGGCGCCCGCCGCCTGCCGCGCCGCGTCCGCCACCGGATACGTCGGGTAGCCGCCCGGCAGCTCCCGCGAGGTGGCGCCGAACGGGACGATCGGTCCGTCGACGTCGAGAAAGAGCAGCGGGCGTGGCGCGCAACCGGTCGTCCCCGCGGGGCAGGCCGTCCCGGGGCCGGGAGTGAGCGGGTCGGCCGGCGGGCGCGGGGTGTCAGCCGAGGTCACGGTCGGTGCCGGGGTCGGGCGCCGGCACGGAAACGCGGGCGTGGTCGGCGGCGGCGAGCAGGGCCGCGTACTGGACGCCGGACAGGGTGGCGATCTCGATGGGCTCCCCGGTGGCCGGCTCCGCCGCCCGCTCCCACTCCTCGTACGCGGTCAGCAACTCGGCGTGCCCGCGCCGGACTTCGGGGGTGGCCGTGCCCGCGACGAGTTCGGCGCCCAGGGCCCGCAGCAGCATCCCGCCGAACCGGACGCGGAAGCTGTGCACGCTCGCCTCGCAGTCGTAGCGCTCGGCGACGGTCGCGGCCCGGTCGGGCAGCGTGTCGGCGCGGGCCGCGTCGAGCGCCGCGAGTTCCGGCAGGGACGGCACGAAGTCGCGCACCGCCCGCAGGAACGGCGACGGGATGGTCAGATCCGGGTCGGCCGCCTCCAGCACGGAGCCGAGGAACGCCCCGGTCTCGGCGAGCGCCACGGACCTGCGCCGTACGACGTCCGCGTACCGCTCCTCGGTGGGCGTGCCGTCGTCGGCGTCCGGGTGGCTCCAGTGCGGGACCTCGGTGACGAAGTAGAAGGTGCCGTGGCGCTCGGCGTACGCGGCGCTCGACGCACCCGCGATCTTCGAGGCGGCGTCGACGCCGAGCCCTTCGAGGTGGTCGTAGGCGTCCCGCATGTCGATGCAGCCGTAGACGGCCGGGGCGTAGAGCGGCACATGGGCGGCCTCGGGTTCGCCGGTGGCGAGCGGCAGGCCGACGGAGGCCGGGATCGCCGCGAGGACGTCGTAGAGCGCGGGGGCGGGCCGGTTCATGTAGTAGTAGACGCCGCCCGCCTCGCAGTTGTGAAGCGTGGTGAGGAACCGCGGTCGGACCGCGTCGATCAGCCGCATCAGGGCGTGCGTCTCGGGCAGCACCCGGTCGAACCACGCCTTCTTGTAGGAGAAGGGGAAGGTCCACTCGACCTGCTCCCGGCCCGCCGGCCGGTAGAAGTGCCTGCCGTAGGCGCGCTTGTCGGTCGGGGTGGCGAACCAGCCCTCGTTGAGCCGGGCCCCGTCGGGGTCGACGCACGGCACGATGTGCCAGGCCCCCTCGAAGTGCGCCCGCAGCCCGGCGTCCTCGCAGAGGGCGGTGGCGAGCCGGAGGGCGGTGACCGCGCCGACCGGCTCGTTGGGGTGCACTCCGCCGACGACGACATAGCCGCCCGCCTCGGCCGCGTCCCCGACGGTGAAGCAGTACAGGGGCTCACCGAGGGTGGAGGTGCCGATCCGCCGCTCGCTCACCAGACCGGGGTGGGCGTCGGCCAACGCACGGAAGGATGCCAGGAGTTCGTCGACGCCGGGATAGGCGTCGGTCGGCGGGACCGTGGTGGCGTGCCGGACCCAGGTGCCGGGCGCGGCCGGTACGGGGGCGGATCGCGTGGACGTCGTGGCTGTCATGCGGGTGCGGATCTCCAGGGTCGGGGGAGAGGGCGGGGCGGTACGGGCGTGCGGGAGGGGCGGTCGGTGGCCGTGGTCACCCGGGCGTGCGCCGGGGCGCCGGTCGCGGCCGGGCAACCGGGTCCAGCGGGAGCTGCGGAACGTCAGGCATGAGACGCATCCTCACACGGAGGCGGAAGGCCCGCGGACGCCCGGGTCGGCGGCCCGCGCCCCCGGCACGGCGGCGCCGCCGACAGAGGAAGCCGCGAGGCCGGCGTCGACCGGGCTCGCGGCGGCGGCGCCGAGGGGCGTAGACACCGGTACGCCACCGCGTCGGACCGGTGGCGCGGAGCGAGCGGACAGCCGGCGCGTCGGAGCCAGGGGGTCCGGTTCACGGCCGTCCCGGGGGATGGCGTCAGGCGGTCCCCCGGACGAGGATGGCGCTCCGCGTCCGGGGCGCCCCGGCACCGCCCGCCTCGCGCGCAGCGGCGCCGTGATCCCGTGGACGGCTCCGAACGGCCGCTCCCCGAGGGAGACTTCGGATGGGTTCACACGCAGTGCCGCGCCACCGCCGTCGCCTGCTGCTGATACCGGTGGGTCTCCTGCTGGTCGCCGGGTTCCTCGGCATCCCCCGGGCCGACGGGGCACCCGCGTCCGCCGACGCCTGCCGAACGGCCGCCGTCAGCCTGCCGCGTGGCGACTGCGGCCCCTTCTGGCAGGTGCTCGCCGAGGACTTCAACGGCGAGAGGGTCCCGCTGGGCGGGTTCAGCGACTGCGACCACCACACCGACACCTCCGCCGCGTACTGCGGCGGGCTCACCGGCCGCTACCGCGACAACTGGTGGGCCTACCCGACGGGTTGGCTCGACACCGCCAACAGCCGGGGCCGCGCGGTGGCGGGTGTCTACCACCCGGAGGACACGGTGAGCGTAGGCCGGGCGGCCGACGGCGACGGCCGGATGACCGTACGGATGTGGCGTCCGGCGGACGGCGGTCCCGTGCACTCCGCCGCGGTGGTACCGCGTGCCGTCATGCAGATGAGGTACGGCAAGTTCAGCGCCCGCATCAGGGTCAGCCGGCTCGCGCCCGGCTACAAGTCCGCGTGGCTGCACTACGGCGGCGGCTGCGAGCTGGACAACCCCGAGGGCGAGTGGACCGGCACCCTCAACGCCTTCTCCCACCCCTGCGGCGGCGGCGCCCAGGGCTCCTACCCCGGCACCGACGACTGGACCCGCTGGCACACCGTCTCCACCGAGTGGACGCCGGGCAGCGTCCGGTTCTTCGTGGACGGCAGGGAGACCGGGCACGACACCCGAGGGGTGCCGGACATCCCGCTGTCCTGGGTGCTCCAGAACGAGAGCGCGCTGGAGGGCCCCGGCGCGGCCCCCGGCAGCAGCGCCCAGCTCGACATCACCTGGGTGGCCGCCTACGCGTACGGGTGGAAGTGACCCCCGAGGACCCCCGAGGACCTCCAAGGCGCTCAGGCCGGCGCGCGTCCCGGCGCGGCCCGCACCGCGCGGCCGGTACGGCGACGCGGTGCGGGCCGAGTGGCGTCCGGCCTTCCCGCAGGTGAGGCGCGGCCGGGCCCGCCGCCCCCGTCTCGCGTAGGACGCCGTCACCCGGGTACCCGACCTGCCGGTTCCGGCTTCGCGCGCCGAGCGGCGCCGCGCCGTCGTCCGTGAGGTTCTCGGCCTGCCGGACAGGGCGGAGGCCGGGGTCGCGGCGACAATGCCGGGAGAACATACTGCGCAAATCGACCCTGTGATGAGGAGCCCGCATGACGAGCGAGAAGTCCGGCAACGGACCGGGGACCGCCGGCCGGGACGGCGGCCTTGCACTGCCCGTGGCCGACCGGGCCGGCTGGGACGCGACCGACGTACGGGCCGTCGACACGGTCAGGCTGCTGGCCGCCGACGCCGTGCAGAAGGTCGGCAACGGCCACCCCGGCACGGCGATGAGCCTGGCGCCCCTGGGCTATCTGCTGTTCCAGAACGTGCTGCGGCACGATCCGGGCGACGACCGCTGGCTCGGCCGCGACCGGTTCGTGCTGTCCTGCGGACATTCGAGCCTGACCCTCTACATCCAGCTCTACCTGGCCGGATACGGCCTCCAGCTCTCCGACATCGAGGCGTACCGCACCTGGGGCTCGGCCACGCCGGGACACCCGGAGCACCATCACACCGCCGGTGTCGAGATCACCACGGGACCGCTGGGCCAGGGCCTCGCGAGCGCTGTCGGCATGGCCATGGCGGCCCGGCGGGAGCGCGGCCTGCTCGACCCCGACGCGGCCCCCGGCACCAGCCCCTTCGACCACCACGTCTACGTGATCGCCTCGGACGGCGACCTCATGGAGGGCGTCACCTCCGAGGCCAGCTCCCTCGCCGGGCACCAGGAACTCGGCAACCTGGTCGTCTTCTACGACTCGAACCACATCTCCATCGAGGACGACACCGACGTCTCCTTCAGCGAGGACGTACCGGCCAGGTACGCGGCCTACGGCTGGCACGTCCAGACCGTCGACTGGAACCGCGCCGGCGGCTACGTCGAGGACGTCGACGCCCTGCTCGCCGCCGTCGAGGCGGCCAAGGCCGAGACGGACCGGCCGTCCCTGATCATGCTGCGCACCCTGATCGGCTGGCCCGCGCCCACCAAGCAGAACACCGGCAAGGCGCACGGCTCCGCGCTCGGCGACGAGGAGGTCGCGGCGACCAAGAAGCTGCTCGGCTTCGACCCCGGGAAGTCCTTCGTCGTCGAGGACGAGGTGCTGGCCAGGACCCGGCAGGCCGCCGACCGCGGCCGCGCCGCGCACGCCCGGTGGCAGGAGGGGTACGACGCCTGGCGGGCGGCCCAGCCGGAGCGCGCCGCGCTCCTCGACCGGCTCAGGGCCCAGCGCCTGCCCGAGGGGTGGACCGACGTCCTGCCCGAGTTCCCGGCCGACCCGAAGGGCATCGCGACCCGCAAGGCGTCGGGCGAGGTGCTCTCCGCCCTCGCCGGCACCCTGCCGGAACTCTGGGGCGGCTCCGCCGACCTCGCCGAGAGCAACAACACCACGATGGAGGGCGAGCCGTCGTTCGTCCCGGCCGACCGGCAGACCAAGCAGTGGAAGGGCGGCCCCTACGGGCGCACCCTGCACTTCGGCATCCGGGAACACGCCATGGGCTCGATCCTCAACGGCGTCGCCCTCCAGAGCCTCACCCGCCCCTACGGCGGCACCTTCCTCACCTTCTCCGACTACATGCGGCCCGCGGTGCGGCTGGCCGCGCTGATGGAGCTGCCCGTCACCTACGTCTGGACCCACGACTCCATCGGCCTCGGCGAGGACGGCCCCACCCACCAGCCGGTCGAGCACCTCGCGGCGCTGCGCGCCATCCCCGGCCTCGACGTGGTGCGCCCCGCCGACGCCAACGAGACGACGGCCTGCTGGCGGGCCATCCTGGAACACACCGACCGGCCCGCCGGGCTCGTCCTGACCCGCCAGAACCTGCCCGTCCTCGACCGGCACAGCGGCGCCTTCGCCCCGGCGGCGGGCGCGGCCCGCGGCGGCTACGTCCTCGCCGACGGCGCCGACGGCACCACCCCCGACGTCATCCTCGTCGCGACCGGCTCCGAGGTGTCGATCGCGCTGGACGCCCGCACCCTCCTCGCCGACGAGGGCGTCGCCGTCCGCGTGGTGTCCATGCCGTGCCGCGAGTGGTTCGCCGCGCAGCCCCTGACGTACCAGGAGAAGGTCCTGCCGCCCGAGGTGCGCGCCCGGGTCAGTGTCGAGGCCGCCGTCGGCCAGGGCTGGCGCGAGGTGGTGGGGGACGCGGGCCGCGTCATCAGCCTGGAGCACTACGGCGCCTCCGCCGACTACCAGCGCCTCTACGACGAGTTCGGCATCACGCCCGCCGCGGTGGCCGCCGCCGCCCGGGACAGCATCCGCGACGCCGCCGCGCCGCCCTACCCGGGCGGCCACCGGGGCAAGGCCGCCCCGCCGGACGGCGGAACCGCCGACCGCGCCTGACACCACGCCCCACCGGCCCACGGCCGGAAG
The sequence above is a segment of the Streptomyces griseoviridis genome. Coding sequences within it:
- the tkt gene encoding transketolase, with the translated sequence MTSEKSGNGPGTAGRDGGLALPVADRAGWDATDVRAVDTVRLLAADAVQKVGNGHPGTAMSLAPLGYLLFQNVLRHDPGDDRWLGRDRFVLSCGHSSLTLYIQLYLAGYGLQLSDIEAYRTWGSATPGHPEHHHTAGVEITTGPLGQGLASAVGMAMAARRERGLLDPDAAPGTSPFDHHVYVIASDGDLMEGVTSEASSLAGHQELGNLVVFYDSNHISIEDDTDVSFSEDVPARYAAYGWHVQTVDWNRAGGYVEDVDALLAAVEAAKAETDRPSLIMLRTLIGWPAPTKQNTGKAHGSALGDEEVAATKKLLGFDPGKSFVVEDEVLARTRQAADRGRAAHARWQEGYDAWRAAQPERAALLDRLRAQRLPEGWTDVLPEFPADPKGIATRKASGEVLSALAGTLPELWGGSADLAESNNTTMEGEPSFVPADRQTKQWKGGPYGRTLHFGIREHAMGSILNGVALQSLTRPYGGTFLTFSDYMRPAVRLAALMELPVTYVWTHDSIGLGEDGPTHQPVEHLAALRAIPGLDVVRPADANETTACWRAILEHTDRPAGLVLTRQNLPVLDRHSGAFAPAAGAARGGYVLADGADGTTPDVILVATGSEVSIALDARTLLADEGVAVRVVSMPCREWFAAQPLTYQEKVLPPEVRARVSVEAAVGQGWREVVGDAGRVISLEHYGASADYQRLYDEFGITPAAVAAAARDSIRDAAAPPYPGGHRGKAAPPDGGTADRA